The Nitrosomonas sp. genomic sequence TATGGTGGGTAATGAGGCGTCTTGGGCGGGTGGCGGCATCTTGTCAACGTTGTTTCCCTGGGACTACCCGGAAAGTGTTAACCAGCTGGCGATGCATAGTGCCTCGCTCTATCCTCACTGGATTGCAGCGCTCCAGGCTCAAACTGGTATCGATCCCGAATACCGCGTTTGTGGATTGCATATCCTCCATTCGGACGAGAATACTCAGACGAGAGCGCAGAACTGGTGTGCTGCCCATGCGGTTACAATCGGGCCACAATCCTTTATCTTTGGCGACGGCGAGTCGGAAAATGCCGGGGAATTATCTTCAGACCATTCTGCACACGCCACGTTGTTTATGCCAAATGTGGCGCAAGTACGCAACCCGCGCTTACTGCGCGCATTAAAAAAGCGCATTGAGCAACTCAATGGCAATATTATCGAGTATTGCGAGGTATCTCATCTGGATAGCTGCAATACGGAAGTAACGGGATTGCAGACATCCCATGGGCGCTTGGCTGGTGATCAATACATTGTGACTGCTGGCGCCTGGAGTAGCCAGCTACTCGGCAAGCATGCACACAATCTTGATATCAGACCGATTCAAGGCCAGATGCTGCTGTACAAGCTTCCACAAAGTCCGATCCAGTCTATCATTGCGGAACAGGCGCATTACCTCATTCCCAGGAAAGACGGCCACATTCTGGTTGGCAGTACGACTGAAAACACGGGATTCAACAAAAATACTACCATTGAGGCGCGTAACCAGCTTTCTGGCTGGGCAAGCAACCTGTTGCCGGTATTAAGAAATATCCCGCCACTGCAACACTGGGCTGGCCTCAGACCCGCCAGTCACGGAGATCTGCCGATGATTGGTCGTCACCCCATTCTAAAAAATCTTTACATCAACAGTGGACACTTTCGTTATGGCGTAACCATGGCGCCAGGTAGCGCCGAGATACTGTTAAATGAGATTACCGGCTACCCGCAACCATTTGCCATTTCACCTTATCAACAAGGGTGGCAAATCATCCCTCATCCGCACTGCCTGCTATAAAATAAATTTACTCAGATTGAGTGGTTCAGCCTTAGGCAGGGGAAAGGTTACTGATTCGACGACGCCACTCAGCTCTTCAATAACTACCCCATGATCAGTCTGGCTGACGGCTATCTGTTCCAGTCGTTCCAGCACCTGCCGAACCAGTATTTCTGGCGCAGAAGCTCCGGCGGTAATCCCCACGCAATGTTTGTCTCTTAACCAGCTTTCCTGCAATTGCGATGCCTGATCGACCATATATGCTTCCACCTGCGCATTGCGGGCAACTTCACACAAGCGATTCGAATTTGAACTATTGGGTGAGCCAACAACAATGATCAGATCGCATAGGCTAACCATTTTCTTAACGGCATCCTGACGATTCTGGGTGGCGTAGCAAATATCATCCTTCTTCGGTCCGGTAATGCCAGGAAAGCGCTGCTTCAGCGATTCGATAACCCTGGCAGCGTCATCCATGGACAAGGTAGTCTGCGTGACATAAGTCAAGTTATTCGCATCCCGAACTTGCAGGTCGGCAACATCGTCCGTTGTTTCTACCAGATAAATCAGACCGTTGTCTTTTTCAATCTGCCCCATGGTTCCTTCAACTTCAGGATGTCCCTGATGGCCGATCATGATGATCTCCTTACCTTCCCGACTCATTTTCGCAACCTCGACATGCACCTTGGTTACGAGCGGACAAGTCGCATCAAATATTTTCAGTTCACGCTTGGCCGCTTCTCTGCGCACCTCATTGGAAACGCCGTGCGCACTGAAAATCAGAATGCTGCCCTCAGGCACTTCATGCAAGTCCTCCACAAAAACGGCCCCTTTCTGCTCCAGGCCCTCAACAACAAAACGATTATGCACGACTTCATGCCGCACATAGATCGGCGCTCCATGCATCTCCAGTGCGCGCTCTACAATTTCAATGGCACGATCAACTCCCGCACAAAACCCCCTGGGATTTGCCAGCAAAACCTTGATCATTGAATGACCCCCCATAAATTCGTCAAGAAAAGTATGCGCTAAACCAGGCTTCTTTCACTCCGGATGCGCACACGCAAGTAAGTCCAATTATACGTTGGGAGCCACGCCCAAAAATACTAAGTTCTGAAAAGGACTCAGCCTGGCTGAAAT encodes the following:
- the thiO gene encoding glycine oxidase ThiO yields the protein MKKDFIVIGAGVVGLAMTARLLEAGASVTLLERNMVGNEASWAGGGILSTLFPWDYPESVNQLAMHSASLYPHWIAALQAQTGIDPEYRVCGLHILHSDENTQTRAQNWCAAHAVTIGPQSFIFGDGESENAGELSSDHSAHATLFMPNVAQVRNPRLLRALKKRIEQLNGNIIEYCEVSHLDSCNTEVTGLQTSHGRLAGDQYIVTAGAWSSQLLGKHAHNLDIRPIQGQMLLYKLPQSPIQSIIAEQAHYLIPRKDGHILVGSTTENTGFNKNTTIEARNQLSGWASNLLPVLRNIPPLQHWAGLRPASHGDLPMIGRHPILKNLYINSGHFRYGVTMAPGSAEILLNEITGYPQPFAISPYQQGWQIIPHPHCLL
- the ispH gene encoding 4-hydroxy-3-methylbut-2-enyl diphosphate reductase, which encodes MIKVLLANPRGFCAGVDRAIEIVERALEMHGAPIYVRHEVVHNRFVVEGLEQKGAVFVEDLHEVPEGSILIFSAHGVSNEVRREAAKRELKIFDATCPLVTKVHVEVAKMSREGKEIIMIGHQGHPEVEGTMGQIEKDNGLIYLVETTDDVADLQVRDANNLTYVTQTTLSMDDAARVIESLKQRFPGITGPKKDDICYATQNRQDAVKKMVSLCDLIIVVGSPNSSNSNRLCEVARNAQVEAYMVDQASQLQESWLRDKHCVGITAGASAPEILVRQVLERLEQIAVSQTDHGVVIEELSGVVESVTFPLPKAEPLNLSKFIL